One Candidatus Niyogibacteria bacterium DNA window includes the following coding sequences:
- a CDS encoding MFS transporter yields the protein MISKVVKIMVLSDFVFNSALGSFGPVFAIFLTDKITGGNAEVVGFSVAVYWVVKSIFQLPIARFLDKTDGEKDDFYALFTGYILASISVFLFIFAKTPLHIYLIQAFFGIVMAIAVPAWYGIFTRHIDDDKTSFEWSLESVFSVGLATAISGAIGGIIVTKFGFNVLFVCASAFSFLSAFSLLFLYPHLTKKTASKITMADVKNRQQQYYI from the coding sequence ATGATCAGTAAAGTCGTTAAAATTATGGTTTTGTCCGATTTTGTGTTCAACTCCGCTCTTGGCTCTTTTGGACCTGTTTTTGCTATTTTTTTGACAGATAAAATAACAGGAGGCAACGCGGAAGTAGTGGGGTTTTCCGTAGCTGTTTATTGGGTGGTTAAATCCATTTTTCAGCTGCCAATCGCCAGATTTTTAGATAAAACTGACGGTGAAAAAGACGACTTTTACGCTTTGTTTACAGGTTATATTCTAGCCAGCATTTCCGTTTTTCTTTTTATTTTTGCCAAAACTCCTCTTCATATTTATTTAATTCAGGCTTTTTTTGGAATAGTGATGGCGATAGCGGTTCCGGCGTGGTACGGCATTTTTACCCGCCATATTGACGATGACAAGACAAGTTTTGAATGGAGTCTGGAAAGCGTTTTTTCCGTGGGTTTGGCAACGGCGATTTCCGGCGCCATTGGCGGCATAATCGTCACTAAGTTCGGTTTTAATGTTTTGTTTGTCTGCGCCAGTGCCTTTTCTTTTTTGAGCGCTTTTTCGCTTTTATTTTTATATCCTCACCTGACTAAAAAAACTGCGTCAAAAATAACTATGGCGGACGTTAAAAACCGCCAGCAGCAATATTATATATAG